The DNA sequence taactgccttgttcaggggaacagtgggttaactgccttgttcaggggaacagtgggttaactgccttgttcaggggaacagtgggttaactgccttgttcaggggaacagtgggttaactgccttgttcaggggaacagtgggttaactgccttgttcaggggaacagtgggttaactgccttgttcaggggaacagtgggctaactgccttgttcaggggaacagtgggttaactgccttgttcaggggaacagtgggttaactgccttgttcaggggaacagtgggttaactgccttgttcaggggaacagtgggttaactgccttgttcaggggaacagtgggttaactgccttgttcaggggaacagtgggttaactgccttgttcagaggaacagtgggttaactgccttgttcaggggaacagtaggttcactgccttgttcagaggaacagtgggtttactgccttgttcaggggaacagtgggttaactgccttgttcaggggcagaacgacagatatgtaccttgtcagcttggtggtttgaacttgcagcctttCGGTAACGAgaccaacactaaccactagaccaccctgccgtctctacactctaaccactaggctaccctgccgcctctacactctaaccactaggctacctgcctccccctctaaccactaggctacctgcatcacccctctaaccactaggcttcctgcatcacccctctcaccactaggctacatgccgcccctacactctaaccactaggctacatgccgcccctacactctaaccactaggctacatgccgcctctaacactctaaccactaggctacatgcctgccacctctacactctaaccactaggctacctgccacctctacactctaaccactagactacatgccacctctacactctaaccactaggctacatgccgcctctacactctaaccactaggttacctaccgcctctacactctaaccactagtctacctgcctcctctacactaaaaatatagtgtatataaatatagtccatataaatatagtgtatataaatatgGTGTATATAAATATAGTCTATGtaaaatatagtgtatatataaatatagtgtatatataaatatagtgtatatataaatatagtgtgtatataaatatagtgtgtatataaatatagtCTGTGtaaaatatagtgtatatataaatatagtctatataaaatatagtgtatatacatATAGTCCATATAAATATAGTCCGTGtaaaatatagtgtatatataaatatagtccgtgtaaaatatagtgtatatataaatatagtgtatatataaatatagtgtatatataaatatagtgtatataaatatagtCTATGtaaaatatagtgtatatataaatatagtgtatatataaatatagtgtatataaatatagtCCGTGtaaaatatagtgtatatataaatatagtccgtgtatataaatatagtgtatataaatatagtgtatataaatatagtgtatatataaatatagtccgtgtaaaatatagtgtatataaatatagtgtatataaatatagtgtatataaatatagtgtatatagtgtatataaatatagtgtatatataaatatagtgtatatataaatatagtgtatatataaatatagtatatatataaatatagtgtatataaatagtgtatataaatatagtatatataaatatagtgtatatataaatatagtgtatataaatatagtgtatatataaatatagtgtatatataaatatagtgtatatataaatatagtccATATAAATATAGTccatataaatatagtgtatatataaatatagtgtatataaatatagtgtatatataaatatagtgtatatataaatatagtgtatataaattaTAGTTCATGTATAAAAagtgtatataaatatagtgtatataaatatagtgtatataaatatagtgtatatataaatatagtgtatataaatatagtgtatataaatatagtgtatatataaatatagtgtatatataaatatagtgtatatataaatatagtgtatatataaatatagtgaatataaatatagtgtatatataaatatagtgtatatataaatatagtgaatatataaatatagtgtatatataaatatagtgtatatataaatatagtgtatataaaatatagtgtatataaatatagtatatataaatatagtgtatataaatatagtgtatataaatatagtgtatataaatatagtgtatataaatatagtgaatataaatatagtgtatataaatatagtgtatataaatatagtgaatataaatatagtgtatatataaatatagtgtatatataaatatagtgtatatataaatatagtgtatataaatatagtCTATGtaaaatatagtgtatatataaatatagtgtatatataaatatagtgtatatataaatatagtctatgtaaaatatagtgtatataaatatagtccatataaatatagtgtatataaatatagtgtatataaatatagtgtatataaatatagtCCATATAAATATAGTgaatataaatatagtgtatataaatatagtgtatataaatatagtgaatataaatatagtgtatatataatatagtccatataaatatagtgtatatataatatagtccatataaatatagtgtatataaatatagtgtatataaatatattgtatatataaatatagtgtatatataaatatagtgtatatataaatatagtatatatataaatatagtgtatataaatagtgtatataaatatagtatatataaatatagtgtatatataaatatagtgtatataaatatagtgtatatataaatatagtgtatatataaatatagtgtatatataaatatagtccATATAAATATAGTccatataaatatagtgtatatataaatatagtgtatataaatatagtgtatatataaatatagtgtatatataaatatagtgtatataaattaTAGTTCATGTAAAAAagtgtatataaatatagtgtatataaatatagtgtatataaatatatgtaatataaatatagtgtatataaatatagtgtatataaatatagtgtatatataaatatagtgtatatataaatatagtgtatatataaatatagtgaatataaatatagtgtatatataaatatagtgaatatataaatatagtgaatatataaatatagtgtatatataaatatagtgtatatataaatatagtgtatatataaatatagtgtatgtaaatatagtgtatataaatatagtccatataaatatagtgtatataaatatagtgtatataaatatagtgtatataaatatagtgtatataaatatagtgaatataaatatagtgtatataaatatagtgtatataaatatagtgaatataaatatagtgtatatataaatatagtgtatatataaatatagtgtatataaatatagtgtatataaatatagtgtatataaataaagtgtatataaatatagtgtatataaatatagtgaatataaatatagtgtatatataaatatagtgtatataaatatagtgtatataaatatagtgaatatataaatatagtgtatatataaatatagtgtatatataaatatagtgtatatataaatatagtgtatataaatatagtgaatatataaatatagtgtatatataaatatagtgaatataaatatagtgtatatataaatatagtgtatatataaatatagtgtatataaatatagtgtatataaatatagtgtatatataaatatagtgtatataaatatagtgtatatataaatatagtgtatataaatatagtgtatatataaatatagtgtatataaatatagtgtatataaatatagtgtatatagtgtatataaatatagtgtatataaatatagtgtatatagtgtatataaatatagtgtatatataaatatagtgtatataaatatagtgtatataaatatagtgtatatataaatatagtatatatataaatatagtgtatataaatagtgtatatataaatatagtatatataaatatagtgtatatataaattaagtgtatatataaatatagtgtatataaatatagtgtatataaatatagtgtatatataatatagtccatataaatatagtgtatatataatatagtccatataaatatagtgtatataaatatagtgtatataaatatagtgtatataaatatagtCCATATAAATAAagtgtatataaatatagtgcatataaatatagtgtatataaatatagtgtatataaatatagtgtatataaatatagtccatataaatatagtgtatatataatatagtccatataaaatataatgtatataaaatatagtgtatataaaatatagtgtatataaatagtgtatataaatatagtatatttaaaatatagtgtatataaatatagtgtatttaaaatatagtgtatataaatatagtgtatttaaaatatagtgtatataaagtgtatataatacagtccatataaatatagtgtatataaatatagtgtatttaaaatatagtgtatataaagtGTATATAAATATAGTCCATATaaatataatgtatataaatatagtcCTTGtaaaatatagtgtatataaatatagtgtatataaatatagtccatataaatatagtgtatatataatatagtccatataaatatagtgtatataaatatagtgtatataaatatagtgtatataaatatagtgtatataaatatagtgtatataaatatagtgtatataaatagtgtatataatacagtccatataaatatagtgtatataaatagtgTCTCCAGATTGAACCCAACCCTCTAAGTGGGCTGCTTTCATCCACATGATCTGCACTCAGGAAGTCATTGGGGATTAactgctttgctcaagggcagaatggcTTTTTTTTCCACCATGCAATCTTGGGGATTCAAACAAGAGCCCTTTccgttactagcccaacactcgtTAGGCTAAGGGCGTGGTTCAGGGCGTGGTTCAGGGCGTGGCTCAGGGCGTGGCTCAGGGCGTGGTTCAGGGCGTGGCTCAGGGCGTGGCTCAGGGCGTGGTTCAGGGCGTGGCTCAGGGCGTGGTTCAGGGCGTGGCTCAGGGCGTGGTTCAGGGCGTGGTTCAGGGCGTGGCTCAGGGCGTGGTTCAGGGCGTGGTTCAGGGCTTGGTTCAGGGCGTGGTTCAGGGCGTGGCTATAGGGAACATAACAGCCATTAGTACTCATCAAATTATTGCAACATATTTCATTGTCTGTAAAATGTTAAGAGGAGTTCAGGCTGACATTAGCTAACTCATTGTTGAAATGACTTTTGGTTTGAGGTAGTTCTGAAATCCCAGACCTATGCTGGAACATTGTTAATGTGGGAGGGACCCGTCCGCCTAGGGAGACTAGTTTGAAGTAGAGATGGTGTCAGAAGGCTAATGTTTTGAGTTAATTCAAACTGTGCGTCTCTGTGTCAGTGAAGAGAGTGTGTTGGGCTGGCCTGGGGGGGGGTGGTGTCTTTCAGGTCTTTGATGGACAGGATGGGCTGGTCagtggaccccccccccccttataaAAAGAGGCCTATTGGACAATGGGCCAGAGTGTATTCCCTGTCTGGCTCCAATacacaaggagaggagagggtggatctTGACTTTGCCCACcacttccatcctctctctgttgGCAGCATATAGGAATCATaaccttttatttttatttttttatttcacctttatttaaccaggtaggctagttgaggttctcatttgcaactgcgacctggccaagataaagcatagcagtgtgaacagacaacacagagttacacatggagtaaacaattagcaagtcaataacacagtagaaaaaaatgggcagtctatatacaatgtgtgcaaaaggcatgaggaggtggcgaataatacaattttgcagattaacactggagtgataaatgatcagatcatgtacaggtagagatattggtgtaaaagagcagaaaagtaaataaataaaaacagtataaaaacagtatgggaatgaggtaggtgaaaagggtgagctatttaccaatagactatgtacagctgcagcgatcggttagctgctcggatagctgatgtttgaagttggtgagggagataaaagtctccaacttcagcgattttgcaattcgttccagtcacaggcagcagagtactggaacgaaggcggccaaatgaggtgttggctttagggatgatcagtgagatacacctgctggagcgcgtgctacggatgggtgttgccatcgtgaccagtgaactgagataaggcggagctttacctagcatggacttgtagatgacctggagccacaACCTAAGGGATCAGTGAGATGATTTTCCTCATGTGACCATAATCCCAAACTGTTATCATCACTGTCCCCAGACATCCCACTGCACTGAGTCCAGTAGTCCATCAGTTGACTGGACATCAGTTGACTGGACATCAGTTGACTGGACATCAGTTGACTGGAGTGTCAGATCAATTCTAACATTGAGATCATGTGTGTctgctgtagctcagttggtagagcatggtgcttgtaacgccagggtagtgggttcgattcccgggaccacccataagtagaatgtatgcacacatgactgtaagtcgctttggataaaagtgtctgctaaatggcatatattatcattgtgatttgtaaaaaaaagaaaaaaaaaacctgTGTGATGAGTTGCTGCTACTTTCTCAGGTCCGTGAAGGTAAACAGTGACCCAGATGTTCCAGGCTATACTAGGGGGGAGGGGGATGGGCTGGGCAGCACTATGGATGGCTCAAGTAACATCGTCGTCCTCGTTTCTCCAGTTGTGAAACACACTGACAGCAAACACGAGCGGCTGGGGTGTGTGGTCTGGCCGGCGATGCATCAGGAGACTTTTATCATTGTTCAGGCCGAGTCGAGAAACCCTCTGTTTGCCTTGTTCATTAGGCATCACAGTGTCAGCTACAGAGAATAGCTCTGAATGGCTCTGAAGTCAAAGTGACTGACGATTCTTTTCTCTGTTCAAATGTGTTCAAACAATTAAAGCTTTGCGTTAAAACTCCCCGATGCTTCCAAATGAGGGAAATGAGCTGGTAGAGTTTGCAGAGCTGGTCATAATCGCAGATTGAAAGAGGAGGCTTTGTCCTAAAGTAGTGTAAGAAAGCAAATCACTTACTTTGAAGAAGCCGCGATGCTTTTCAACTGACGCATGACAAAAACAATACTTGGCAAGCTGCTCTCTTTATGAAGATTTGATGTCAACCCAATGACCAAATATCTCATTTAACGGTTGTAGAATATAATGCACTCTTTCTTCACTACAATAGATTTAAAAACGTGCAATAAAAGAAGTAATTAATTAATGACGAGAGTATACAAGTTAAACTGTTTGATGCACGGCCCAGAGAAGCCTCTCTGTCACCACCTCTCTGTGTTGTGATGAAGAGATCAAGGTGTGGATTAATGCGTTGACTGGAACAGGTGACGTAGCAGCTCGTCAACCATTAGCGGCTCTCTTTCTGCGCACCCGACCTGCTGAATCTGGCGCCTCGTCCGATTGCCCTACTCGTTATTCAATTTCGGGTGACACTATAAGTGTAAAAACACACACTTTGGACAACGACCTATCGTCATATAATTATAACGAGTTTCAGGAGGAAGAGTGAATAGTTTGTTTACTTAGATAGTTTCATACAGAAAATGTctacaaatttaaaaaaaaaatacataattcTTTATTTTAGTAGGATTTTATTTTATTCAGTAGAATGCATATACAAGCCCGAAGACGCGTGGTCGTTTGAATCACACACCTATATAACGCACCTACAAAATAAAACGGATCATTTTCTCCGGACTCTTAGGGGAAAACTCAATTTTATTCAATCAAAACGAATCCCTGAATTAAGTTCTGAGACTCCTGACATTGTCAGCTGTGCATCTAACTGAGCAGTAGACttgtctacaatgtgattttaatgtTACTCCTTGTTTAAGTCCCAGTCTAATGGTGAAGCTATTTGTTCTGCTGCAACATCTATCGGCGAGCTTTGATTTAAAAGGGACATCAAGGGCTTCTCCGCTGTAATTACATTCGGGGTTCAGATCCACGTAAAGAATTTGTATCCCACTAAAACCTTTGCGATCCCCCACCCACCCCCAAACTGCTTCTGCCTCAACAGTCTTGTTCTATGAGGGTATTTGTACCATCCATCAACGAATTGGATAGGTTGTTGGGATGCTCCTTCCTCTCATCTGACACCTTAGAAAAGACAAAGGCCCGCTGGGGGGCTGTTGACACCTCAAGGTCCGGGGAGTGGATAAAAGGGACGTGTTTCAGTGGGGAGCAGTACTCCTCTCCTCGCTGCACCGGGAGACACAACCTACCTTGGACCTAAGATCATTTTATTTTCCTCGCTTTTTCCTTAAACATCGAGACTGACATCATGCAAGTACCAAACAGACCAACAAGAGTGGACGCGTACGGGTACTCTGCCATGCGCCATTACGCATCGCTCTATGCACAGCCCACCGGCAGCCAGTGCGCAGTGGCGACCAAGCCTGCCAGCGGGAAGTCCTTCACCATCGATGCTCTGCTCGCCAAGCCGGTGGAGACGCACAGAGACTGGACAAGTCCCAAAAACCTAACCGCACCGCCACTACTTCCCTTCCAGACCCAGATGAGCTCTGCGCTGTCACAGTACCTCTACTCACCCAACATGCAGCACACGCCggtacacagtcacacacaaccCGGATACTCTATCTATTGTTGCCTGCCGTTCTCTTACCACGCGTCATGCCGTGGGGCCTTTCGTATACAAGGTAAGCGTTAATCCAACGTTCCATTCTAGCCTATTCCATGACGCAAACTAAACACAATCGCCTAAAAGAAAAACACGATACGGTTTTAAAGTTTTGTCCGTCTGTCTCCTTTCACAGAAAGAGGTCTGTCAAAGTCCCACTCATTCAAACACAAGGGAGGGAAATCCAAACGAATACGCACCAGCTTCACCAACGAGCAGTTGGATCGGCTGGAGAAGGAGTTCGCCCGACAGCAGTACATGGTCGGCTCGGAGAGGTTCCTACTGGCTTCGGGTCTGCAGCTCACAGAAGCTCAGGTACAAATCAGATTCCAAATCAAACTTTCTTTGAACCAAAGCAAAGTTCCAATttaattgttattttttaaatcaacaacaaaaaatagaaTTTAACGAAATAAATGTTGTTCTCAGGTCAAGGTGTGGTTCCAGAATCGACGCATCAAATGGCGCAAGCAGAGtctggagcagcagcaggccaAACTGGTTAAACTGGGCCTGGTCGTAATCCCAGTGAAGAGTCCTGGTTCTCAGGGtctggaggagggagatgaggaggaggaggagatcgaGTCCTCAGACACAGGATCAGATGTGGATATAGATGGGCTCCCTGACCACTGCTGACCCGTCTTGGACCACAGAACATGAACTAAACCAGACAGTCCTATATGTCACTGGGGGACAGAGGGCATCACTACCCATTACTGTATAAATATTTAATGAATAGATATGAGGCTCTATTTAAACATGTTTATTGCTTTTAAGACTTTCAGTCTCTTTTTATGAAATCAATGTTTGTATATTCTGATTGACACATGCAAGAAATATATTTTCTAAATCTATATCCACATGTGTGTCCATTTCTTTATCAGTAGTTCTTAAATAATGATATCACTAAAAAAACGAATTGAAGAAAACTTAAAGAGAAATCTAATCTAGTCTAATTAATTGATCTTGAATCATATTGGAATATACCGATGCATATGGAAAATTAAGTTGGCAGAATAATTAAAAACGTCTATTTTTTGGTTTGGTGGAATTTCAGAGACATTCATAAAATAAAATCagtgtctttactgttttagGAAACACTGTCTCTAGACAACGTAAACCCTTGAAATGCAGAGCAAtttcataaccctaaccctgactgtCCAAGCCCTTACTGTATAACCCCTACTGTCCAACCCTTACTGTATAACCGTAACCCTTACTGTCCAACCCTTACTGTATAACCCTTACTGTATAACCCTTACtgtccaaccctaacccttaatgTCCAACCCTTACGTTATAACCCTTACTgtataaccataacccttactgTCTAACCCTTACTGTCCAACCATTACtgtccaaccctaacccttactgtcCAACCCTTACTGTATAACCCTAACTGTCCAACCCTTACTGTCCAACCCTTACTGTCCAACCCTTACTGTATAACCCTTACTGTATAACCCTTACTGTCTAAACCTTACTGCCTAACCCTAACTGTCTAACCTTTACCGTCTAACCCTAACTCTCTAACCCTTACTGTCTAACCCTTCTAAATCTTACTGTCTAACCCTTACTGTCTAACCCTTACTGTATAAACCTTCTAAATCATACTGTCCAACCCTTACTGTCCAACCCTTACTGCCTAATCCTAACTGTCTAACCCCAACTGTCTAACCCTTCTAAATCTTACTGTCTAACCCTTACTGTATAAAAATTCTAAATCATACTGTCCAACCCTAACTGTCCAACCCTTACTGTCCAACCCTTACTGCCTAACTCTAACTGTCTAACCCTAACTGTCTAACCCTTCTAAATCTTACTGTCTAACCCTTACTGTATAAACCTACTAAATCATACTGTCTAACCCTTACTGTCCAACCCTTACTGTCCAACCCTTACTGTCCAACCCTTACTGTCCAACCCTTACTGTCCAACCCTTACTGTATAAACCTTACTGTATAAACCTTACTGTATAAACCTTACTGTATAAACCTTCTAAATCATACTGTCTAATGCTTACTGTCTAACCGTAACCCTTACTGTCTAACCGTAACCCTTACTGTCTGACCCTTACTGTCTAACCCTTACTGTATAATCGTAACCCTTACTGTATAACCCTAACTGTCTAACCCTTACTGTATAACCGTAACCCTTACCGTCTAACCCTAACTGTCTAACCCTTACTGTCTatgccactgcctgttcaccccgctatcacccagaaggcgaggtcagtacaggtgcatcaaagctgggaccgagagactgaaaaacagcttctatctcaaggccatcagactgttaaacagccaccactaacattgagtggctgctgccaacacactgacattgacccaactccagccacttcaataatgggaattgatgggaaattatgtaaatatatcactagccactttaaacaatgctaccttatataatgttacttaccctacattattcatctcatatgcatacgtatatactgtactctacatcatcgactgcatccttatgtaatacatgtatcacgagccacttgaactatgccactttgtttactttgtctacatactcatctcatatgtatatactgtactcgataccatctactgtatgctgccctgtaccatcactcattcatatatccttatgtacatattctttatccccttacactgtgtataagacagtagttttggaattgttagttagattacttgttggttatgaCTGCATTgtctgaactagaagcacaagcatttcgctacactagcattaacatctgctaaccatgtgtatgt is a window from the Oncorhynchus keta strain PuntledgeMale-10-30-2019 chromosome 35, Oket_V2, whole genome shotgun sequence genome containing:
- the noto gene encoding homeobox protein notochord, which gives rise to MRHYASLYAQPTGSQCAVATKPASGKSFTIDALLAKPVETHRDWTSPKNLTAPPLLPFQTQMSSALSQYLYSPNMQHTPVHSHTQPGYSIYCCLPFSYHASCRGAFRIQERGLSKSHSFKHKGGKSKRIRTSFTNEQLDRLEKEFARQQYMVGSERFLLASGLQLTEAQVKVWFQNRRIKWRKQSLEQQQAKLVKLGLVVIPVKSPGSQGLEEGDEEEEEIESSDTGSDVDIDGLPDHC